One stretch of Nocardioides perillae DNA includes these proteins:
- a CDS encoding DUF3117 domain-containing protein has protein sequence MAAMKPRTGDGPLEVTKEGRGIVMRVPLEGGGRLVVELNAEEAGALGDALKDVVG, from the coding sequence ATGGCGGCGATGAAGCCCCGTACCGGCGACGGTCCGCTCGAGGTCACCAAGGAGGGTCGCGGCATCGTCATGCGCGTCCCGCTCGAGGGTGGTGGCCGCCTGGTCGTGGAGCTCAACGCCGAGGAGGCCGGCGCTCTCGGTGACGCCCTCAAGGACGTCGTCGGCTGA
- a CDS encoding enoyl-CoA hydratase/isomerase family protein — MSAASTPEKSAGAPVRVDLAEGVATLTLDRPEAMNSLDLATKVALRDAVHEVAADDAVRCVVLTGTGRAFCVGQDLKEHVALLQAGSDAPLATVDEHYNPTVTALVTMDKPVLAAVNGVAAGAGASLALACDVRVVADTAGFNLAFAGIALSCDTGISWTLPRLVGPAKATELLYFPRTVKAEEALDLGLATQVVPADQLAGTVQELAARLAAGPTKAYGAIRRSLAHAAGASFTDAVAFESRMMAATGQTRDHRAAVESFLAKEQPSFEGR, encoded by the coding sequence ATGAGCGCTGCGAGCACGCCCGAGAAGTCCGCCGGAGCCCCGGTCCGCGTCGACCTCGCCGAGGGGGTCGCGACCCTCACCCTCGACCGCCCGGAGGCGATGAACAGCCTCGACCTGGCCACCAAGGTCGCGCTGCGCGACGCCGTCCACGAGGTCGCCGCCGACGACGCCGTGCGCTGCGTGGTGCTCACCGGCACCGGTCGCGCCTTCTGCGTCGGGCAGGACCTCAAGGAGCACGTCGCGCTGCTGCAGGCCGGCAGCGACGCCCCGCTGGCCACGGTCGACGAGCACTACAACCCGACCGTGACCGCGCTCGTCACGATGGACAAGCCCGTGCTCGCCGCGGTCAACGGCGTCGCGGCGGGGGCGGGCGCGAGCCTGGCCCTGGCCTGCGACGTCCGCGTGGTCGCCGACACCGCCGGCTTCAACCTCGCCTTCGCGGGCATCGCGCTCTCCTGCGACACCGGCATCAGCTGGACCCTGCCGCGCCTCGTCGGCCCCGCGAAGGCCACCGAGCTCCTCTACTTCCCGCGCACGGTCAAGGCGGAGGAGGCGCTCGATCTCGGCCTGGCCACCCAGGTGGTGCCGGCCGACCAGCTCGCCGGCACCGTGCAGGAGCTCGCCGCGCGGCTGGCCGCGGGCCCGACCAAGGCGTACGGCGCGATCCGCCGCTCGCTCGCCCACGCGGCGGGGGCGTCGTTCACGGACGCGGTCGCCTTCGAGAGCCGGATGATGGCCGCCACCGGTCAGACGCGCGACCACCGCGCCGCGGTCGAGTCCTTCCTGGCGAAGGAGCAGCCGAGCTTCGAGGGTCGCTAG
- a CDS encoding M14 family zinc carboxypeptidase, which translates to MRRLGSVPALVATVALAVAGPTAPAGTAAPAPTAVAASYAVEPAARTVLERRVIGRSVRGRAIWAYRLGEPGAPRAVALATMHGDEPAPRAILRALRDGAPVRGVDLWVVPTYNPDGLARGTRTNARGVDLNRNFPQRWRDLDGRYESGPRPASEPETRAVMGFLDDVDPRWVVSFHQPLHGVDTDTKRPAFARRLATELRLPRKTFDCGGVCHGTMTMWFNARHRGAAVTVEYGRAPGRHRMRVEAPRQLLRALGGSR; encoded by the coding sequence GTGCGCCGCCTCGGGTCGGTCCCCGCGCTCGTCGCGACCGTCGCGCTCGCCGTCGCCGGGCCCACCGCACCGGCGGGCACCGCAGCACCGGCGCCGACCGCCGTCGCCGCGTCGTACGCCGTCGAGCCGGCCGCCCGCACGGTGCTGGAGCGCCGGGTCATCGGGCGGTCCGTGCGCGGGCGGGCGATCTGGGCCTACCGCTTGGGCGAGCCCGGGGCGCCGCGGGCCGTCGCGCTGGCGACGATGCACGGCGACGAGCCGGCGCCGCGCGCGATCCTGCGCGCCCTGCGCGACGGCGCGCCGGTGCGCGGCGTCGACCTGTGGGTCGTGCCGACCTACAACCCCGACGGCCTCGCCCGCGGCACCCGCACCAACGCCCGCGGCGTCGACCTCAACCGCAACTTCCCGCAGCGCTGGCGCGACCTCGACGGTCGCTACGAGTCCGGCCCGCGTCCGGCCTCCGAGCCCGAGACCCGCGCGGTGATGGGCTTCCTCGACGACGTCGACCCGCGGTGGGTGGTGAGCTTCCACCAGCCGCTGCACGGCGTCGACACCGACACGAAGCGGCCGGCCTTCGCGCGCCGGCTGGCCACCGAGCTGCGGCTCCCGCGCAAGACCTTCGACTGCGGCGGCGTGTGCCACGGCACGATGACGATGTGGTTCAACGCCCGCCACCGCGGCGCCGCGGTGACGGTGGAGTACGGCCGCGCGCCCGGCCGGCACCGGATGCGCGTCGAGGCCCCGCGGCAGCTGCTGCGGGCCCTCGGCGGCTCGCGCTAG
- a CDS encoding DivIVA domain-containing protein produces the protein MTWFFAVLAVLVLGGVAVVAAGRGAPLVEEHDDRPDVVVPPTGPLSAADLRRVRFPLAVRGYRMAEVDALLDRLADQLAGQPDTAPPPHPPSGDDHDPSRPT, from the coding sequence GTGACCTGGTTCTTCGCCGTCCTCGCCGTACTCGTGCTCGGCGGCGTCGCGGTCGTCGCCGCCGGCAGGGGCGCGCCGCTGGTCGAGGAGCACGACGACCGCCCCGACGTCGTGGTGCCGCCGACGGGTCCGCTGAGCGCGGCGGACCTGCGCCGCGTGCGCTTCCCGCTCGCGGTCCGTGGCTACCGCATGGCCGAGGTCGACGCGCTGCTCGACCGGCTCGCGGACCAGCTCGCGGGCCAGCCCGACACCGCGCCCCCGCCGCACCCGCCCTCCGGGGACGACCACGACCCGTCGCGACCCACCTGA